In Spodoptera frugiperda isolate SF20-4 chromosome 12, AGI-APGP_CSIRO_Sfru_2.0, whole genome shotgun sequence, a single window of DNA contains:
- the LOC118262524 gene encoding peptidyl-prolyl cis-trans isomerase-like isoform X2, protein MKFFKTWLFKFVYYNPKHAPPKPMEKRNPQVYFDISVGKQSLGRIIMMLRADIVPKTAENFRALCTHEKGFGYQGSSFHRIIPDFMCQGGDFTNHNGTGGKSIYGRKFDDENFTLRHTGPGILSMANSGPNSNGSQFFLCTTKTDWLDGKHVVFGHVISGLDVVKKMEKYGSKTGQVSSKITISNCGELQ, encoded by the exons GCACCACCAAAACCGATGGAGAAGCGTAACCCACAAGTGTACTTCGATATAAGCGTGGGCAAGCAGTCGTTGGGCAGAATCATCATGATGCTGAGAGCTGACATAGTGCCAAAGACCGCGGAGAACTTCAGGGCTCTGTGCACACACGAGAAAGGGTTTGGATACCAGGGGAGCAGTTTTCATAGAATCATACCTGATTTT ATGTGTCAAGGCGGAGATTTCACGAATCACAATGGAACGGGCGGCAAGTCAATATACGGGAGGAAGTTTGACGATGAGAACTTCACATTACGACACACAGGACCCGGTATATTGAGTATGGCGAACTCAGGACCTAATAGCAATGGATCACAGTTCTTTTTATGTACTACCaa GACGGATTGGTTGGACGGAAAACACGTGGTGTTTGGTCATGTTATATCAGGATTGGATGTAGTCAAGAAAATGGAGAAGTATGGCAGTAAGACAGGACAAGTATCCAGCAAGATCACCATCAGTAACTGTGGAGAATTACAATGA
- the LOC118262524 gene encoding peptidyl-prolyl cis-trans isomerase-like isoform X3 encodes MAVQAPPKPMEKRNPQVYFDISVGKQSLGRIIMMLRADIVPKTAENFRALCTHEKGFGYQGSSFHRIIPDFMCQGGDFTNHNGTGGKSIYGRKFDDENFTLRHTGPGILSMANSGPNSNGSQFFLCTTKTDWLDGKHVVFGHVISGLDVVKKMEKYGSKTGQVSSKITISNCGELQ; translated from the exons GCACCACCAAAACCGATGGAGAAGCGTAACCCACAAGTGTACTTCGATATAAGCGTGGGCAAGCAGTCGTTGGGCAGAATCATCATGATGCTGAGAGCTGACATAGTGCCAAAGACCGCGGAGAACTTCAGGGCTCTGTGCACACACGAGAAAGGGTTTGGATACCAGGGGAGCAGTTTTCATAGAATCATACCTGATTTT ATGTGTCAAGGCGGAGATTTCACGAATCACAATGGAACGGGCGGCAAGTCAATATACGGGAGGAAGTTTGACGATGAGAACTTCACATTACGACACACAGGACCCGGTATATTGAGTATGGCGAACTCAGGACCTAATAGCAATGGATCACAGTTCTTTTTATGTACTACCaa GACGGATTGGTTGGACGGAAAACACGTGGTGTTTGGTCATGTTATATCAGGATTGGATGTAGTCAAGAAAATGGAGAAGTATGGCAGTAAGACAGGACAAGTATCCAGCAAGATCACCATCAGTAACTGTGGAGAATTACAATGA